The stretch of DNA ATACACGGGTGTGAACATTAACTTCCTTCAAGCATGTGTTTAAACTTGGGGAAAATCCATGAGTTTGTGCATAAATATGACCCCACTAGGTCTTGCGTTGTACCCCAAAAAGGAGTACATCATCTGGCGAAATCAATAAAAAAGAGGGCGAAAAGCCACGGCTTTTCGCCCTCTCGGGTTCTAATCAGAAGTTACTTTGCAGCAACAACCTGAATGGTGATGGTTGCAACGATGTCGTCACGCAGACGAACGGTTGCTTCGTGCTCACCAGTGAACTTGATGGGGTTCGCGATTTCGATCTTGCGCTTGTCGATAACGCCAACACCGGCGCTCTCAACTGCAGCAGCAATGTGATCGGTCTTGACCGAACCAAAGAGACGACCGTCACGGCCTACCTTGACAGCAAGCTTGACCTTGTTGCCTTCGATCTTTGCCTTGAGTGCCTGTGCCTCTTCGAGGGTTGCGAGTT from Aurantimicrobium sp. MWH-Uga1 encodes:
- the rplI gene encoding 50S ribosomal protein L9, whose translation is MSKLILTNEVSGVGSAGDVVEVKNGYARNYLIPQGLAVAWSRGGEKQVEQIRAARTARELATLEEAQALKAKIEGNKVKLAVKVGRDGRLFGSVKTDHIAAAVESAGVGVIDKRKIEIANPIKFTGEHEATVRLRDDIVATITIQVVAAK